GCTGATTGAGACTTCGGGGGGATTCGACTACACCGGAGCCGATTGCAGTGGCTGGATGAAAAAAGTGGGCTTCGGCGAAACACGCGTGGAACACCTCGTCGGGCCGGATTCCATGGTCGTGGGAATCAAATAGGGCTGATCGCTTACACCTTCGAATGCGTGACGCGGACGGCGGGCATGCCGTCGCTTTCGTCGTAGACTTCAATATCGTGGAAGATGTTGGGGCTTTCTTTCTTCAGGACGTGGCAGACTTCCACGGCCAGCAATCGGATTTCAGTATCGGCATGCGGGCTGCCGCGCAATTCGAGGAAATGCCGCCAGGCGCGAGCATTACCCGTCACAAAAATCTTGGTTTCGGTGGCATTGGGCAGAACAGAGCGTGCGGCCTGCCGGGCCCATTTGCGGCGGTCGCGCGGGGCCATGTCGGGCTGCTTCTGCTGGACGTATTCGCTCGTGGCTTCCGCCAGCTCAGCATAGGCCTTGCGGACCGTGTCAATCGTCTGCTGCCACTTGGCGCGCAACGCCTCATTTTCCAGGTAAAGCGGCGGGACCACGTAGCGCGCGTC
Above is a window of Terriglobia bacterium DNA encoding:
- the thyX gene encoding FAD-dependent thymidylate synthase, with amino-acid sequence MATNPPLDPYITRPKVYLLGRQAVVPEELDRFLEDEGVQFATDTEAAAEVLTEIAGRTCYMSFGKGRKSNEEYLDNILISKHGSVLEHAVWNLLITGVSRSLTHELVRHRAGFGYSQLSQRYVDEGDARYVVPPLYLENEALRAKWQQTIDTVRKAYAELAEATSEYVQQKQPDMAPRDRRKWARQAARSVLPNATETKIFVTGNARAWRHFLELRGSPHADTEIRLLAVEVCHVLKKESPNIFHDIEVYDESDGMPAVRVTHSKV